The following are from one region of the Streptomyces rubrogriseus genome:
- a CDS encoding peroxiredoxin: MAIQVGDKAPDFELKDNHGATVRLSEFRGRKNVVLLFYPFAFTGVCTGELCEVRDNLPQFSDRDTEVLAVSNDSIHTLRVFAEQEGLEYPLLSDFWPHGNVSRAYGVFDEDKGCAVRGTFVIDQEGVVRWTVVNALPDARDLAEYVKALDAL; encoded by the coding sequence ATGGCGATCCAGGTCGGCGACAAGGCCCCCGACTTCGAACTCAAGGACAACCACGGTGCGACCGTCCGGCTGTCCGAGTTCCGCGGCCGGAAGAACGTCGTGCTGCTCTTCTACCCCTTCGCCTTCACCGGTGTGTGCACCGGCGAACTGTGCGAGGTGCGCGACAACCTGCCGCAGTTCTCCGACCGCGACACCGAGGTGCTCGCCGTCTCCAACGACTCCATCCACACCCTGCGCGTCTTCGCCGAGCAGGAGGGCCTGGAGTACCCGCTGCTGTCCGACTTCTGGCCGCACGGCAACGTCTCGCGCGCCTACGGCGTCTTCGACGAGGACAAGGGTTGCGCCGTCCGCGGCACCTTCGTGATCGACCAGGAGGGTGTCGTCCGCTGGACCGTGGTCAACGCTCTGCCGGACGCCCGTGACCTGGCCGAGTACGTGAAGGCGCTCGACGCCCTGTGA
- the aceE gene encoding pyruvate dehydrogenase (acetyl-transferring), homodimeric type codes for MASASDRSDRSPIIIGGLPSQVPDFDPEETQEWLDSLDAAVDERGRERARYLMLRLIERAREKRVAVPEMRSTDYVNTIPTKSEPFFPGNEEIERKILNATRWNAAVMVSRAQRPGIGVGGHIATFASSASLYDVGFNHFFRGKDEGDGGDQVFFQGHASPGIYARAYLLDRLSEQHLDGFRQEKSKAPYMLSSYPHPRSMPDFWEFPTVSMGLGPIGAIFQARMNRYMHARGIADTSKSHVWAFLGDGEMDEPESLGQLSIAAREGLDNLTFVVNCNLQRLDGPVRGNGKIIQELESVFRGAGWNVIKLVWDRTWDPLLAQDRDGVLVNRMNTTPDGQFQTYATESGAYIRDHFFGDDHRLRAMVENMTDDQILHLGRGGHDHRKIYAAYKAALEHKGQPTVILAKTIKGWTLGPNFEGRNATHQMKKLTVDDLKRFRDRLHLPISDKELESGPPPYYHPGRDTEEMQYMHDRRLGCGGYVPTRVVRSKPLPLPDDKTYATVKKGSGQQSIATTMAFVRLLKDLMRDKELGKRFVLIAPDEYRTFGMDSFFPSAKIYNPLGQQYESVDRDLLLAYKEAPNGQMLHDGISEAGCTASLIAAGSAYATHGEPLIPVYVFYSMFGFQRTGDQFWQMGDQLARGFVLGATAGRTTLTGEGLQHADGHSQLLASTNPACVAYDPAFGFEIAHIVKDGLRRMYGGDEQHPHGEDVFYYLTVYNEPIRHPAEPENVDVEGILKGVYRFSEGTGGSIPAQIMASGVAVPWAVEAQRILAEEWNVRADVWSATSWNELRREAVACEEHNLLHPEEEQRVPWVTRKLAGAQGPFVAVSDWMRSVPDQIARWVPGTYQSLGADGFGFADTRGAARRFFHIDAESIVVGVLSELAREGKVDRSVLKQAIDRYRLLDVTAADPGVAGGDA; via the coding sequence GTGGCTTCCGCATCCGATCGCAGTGATCGCAGTCCGATCATCATTGGCGGCCTTCCCAGTCAGGTTCCTGACTTCGACCCCGAGGAAACCCAGGAGTGGCTCGACTCGCTCGACGCCGCCGTCGACGAGCGCGGCCGGGAACGGGCCCGCTATCTGATGCTGCGGCTGATCGAGCGGGCCCGCGAGAAGCGCGTGGCCGTGCCCGAGATGCGCAGCACGGACTACGTCAACACCATCCCGACCAAGAGCGAGCCGTTCTTCCCCGGCAACGAGGAGATCGAGCGCAAGATCCTCAACGCCACCCGCTGGAACGCGGCGGTGATGGTCTCGCGCGCGCAGCGGCCCGGGATCGGCGTCGGCGGCCACATCGCGACCTTCGCCTCCTCCGCCTCCCTGTACGACGTGGGCTTCAACCACTTCTTCCGGGGCAAGGACGAGGGCGACGGCGGAGACCAGGTCTTCTTCCAGGGGCACGCCTCCCCCGGCATCTACGCGCGCGCGTACCTGCTGGACCGGCTGAGCGAGCAGCACCTGGACGGCTTCCGCCAGGAGAAGTCCAAGGCGCCGTACATGCTGTCGTCGTACCCGCATCCGCGGTCGATGCCGGACTTCTGGGAGTTCCCGACGGTCTCCATGGGCCTCGGTCCGATCGGCGCGATCTTCCAGGCGCGGATGAACCGCTACATGCACGCGCGCGGGATCGCGGACACCTCGAAGTCGCACGTGTGGGCCTTCCTCGGCGACGGCGAGATGGACGAGCCGGAGTCGCTGGGCCAGCTGTCCATCGCCGCCCGGGAGGGCCTGGACAACCTGACCTTCGTGGTCAACTGCAACCTCCAGCGCCTGGACGGCCCGGTACGCGGCAACGGCAAGATCATCCAGGAGCTGGAGTCGGTCTTCCGGGGCGCCGGCTGGAACGTGATCAAGCTGGTCTGGGACCGCACCTGGGACCCGCTGCTGGCCCAGGACCGCGACGGCGTGCTGGTCAACCGCATGAACACGACGCCGGACGGCCAGTTCCAGACGTACGCCACCGAGTCCGGCGCCTACATCCGCGACCACTTCTTCGGCGACGACCACCGGCTGCGCGCGATGGTCGAGAACATGACCGACGACCAGATCCTGCACCTGGGCCGCGGCGGTCACGACCACCGCAAGATCTACGCGGCGTACAAGGCGGCGCTGGAGCACAAGGGCCAGCCGACGGTCATCCTGGCCAAGACGATCAAGGGCTGGACGCTGGGCCCGAACTTCGAGGGCCGCAACGCCACGCACCAGATGAAGAAGCTGACGGTCGACGACCTGAAGCGCTTCCGCGACCGGCTGCACCTGCCGATCTCCGACAAGGAGCTGGAGTCCGGCCCGCCGCCGTACTACCACCCGGGCCGGGACACGGAGGAGATGCAGTACATGCACGACCGGCGCCTGGGCTGCGGCGGTTACGTGCCGACCCGGGTCGTGCGGTCGAAGCCGCTGCCGCTGCCGGACGACAAGACGTACGCGACCGTGAAGAAGGGGTCGGGGCAGCAGTCCATCGCGACGACGATGGCCTTCGTGCGCCTGCTGAAGGACCTCATGCGGGACAAGGAACTGGGCAAGCGGTTCGTGCTGATCGCGCCGGACGAGTACCGCACGTTCGGCATGGACTCGTTCTTCCCGAGCGCGAAGATCTACAACCCGCTCGGGCAGCAGTACGAGTCCGTGGACCGCGATCTGCTGCTCGCCTACAAGGAGGCGCCGAACGGGCAGATGCTGCACGACGGCATCTCTGAGGCCGGCTGCACGGCCTCGCTGATCGCGGCGGGCTCGGCGTACGCCACGCACGGCGAACCGCTCATCCCGGTGTACGTCTTCTACTCGATGTTCGGGTTCCAGCGCACCGGTGACCAGTTCTGGCAGATGGGTGACCAGCTGGCGCGCGGTTTCGTCCTGGGCGCGACCGCCGGCCGTACGACGCTGACCGGTGAGGGCCTCCAGCACGCGGACGGACACTCGCAGTTGCTGGCCTCGACCAACCCGGCGTGCGTGGCGTACGACCCCGCCTTCGGGTTCGAGATCGCGCACATCGTCAAGGACGGGCTGCGCCGGATGTACGGCGGCGACGAACAGCACCCGCACGGCGAGGACGTCTTCTACTACCTCACCGTCTACAACGAGCCCATCCGGCACCCGGCCGAGCCCGAGAACGTGGACGTCGAGGGCATCCTCAAGGGCGTCTACCGCTTCAGCGAGGGCACCGGCGGCTCGATCCCGGCGCAGATCATGGCGTCCGGGGTCGCGGTGCCGTGGGCCGTGGAGGCGCAGCGGATCCTCGCCGAGGAGTGGAACGTGCGCGCCGACGTCTGGTCGGCGACCTCCTGGAACGAGCTGCGGCGCGAGGCCGTGGCCTGCGAGGAGCACAACCTGCTGCATCCGGAGGAGGAGCAGCGGGTGCCCTGGGTCACGCGGAAGCTGGCGGGGGCTCAGGGGCCGTTCGTGGCGGTGTCCGACTGGATGCGGTCGGTGCCGGACCAGATCGCGCGGTGGGTGCCGGGGACGTACCAGTCGCTGGGCGCGGACGGGTTCGGCTTCGCGGACACCCGGGGGGCGGCGCGGCGGTTCTTCCACATCGACGCGGAGTCGATCGTGGTGGGCGTGCTGAGCGAGCTGGCCCGGGAGGGGAAGGTCGACCGGTCGGTGCTGAAGCAGGCGATCGACCGGTACCGGCTGCTCGACGTGACCGCGGCCGACCCGGGGGTGGCCGGCGGGGACGCCTAG
- a CDS encoding calcium homeostasis/redox stress adaptation protein, whose protein sequence is MGVSLSKGGNVSLTKEAPGLTAVIVGLGWDIRTTTGTDFDLDASALLLNSGGKVASDAHFIFFNNLKSPDGSVEHTGDNITGEGEGDDEQIKINLATVPADIEKIVFPVSIYDAENRQQSFGQVRNAFIRVVNQAGEAEIARYDLSEDASTETAMVFGELYRHGAEWKFRAIGQGYASGLRGIAQDFGVNV, encoded by the coding sequence GTGGGAGTCAGCCTCAGCAAGGGCGGCAACGTTTCGCTGACCAAGGAGGCCCCCGGCCTGACCGCGGTCATCGTCGGTCTGGGGTGGGACATCCGCACCACGACCGGCACCGACTTCGACCTCGACGCCAGCGCTCTGCTGCTGAACAGCGGCGGCAAGGTCGCCAGCGACGCGCACTTCATCTTCTTCAACAACCTGAAGAGCCCGGACGGATCGGTCGAGCACACCGGCGACAACATCACCGGTGAGGGCGAGGGCGACGACGAGCAGATCAAGATCAACCTCGCCACGGTCCCCGCCGACATCGAGAAGATCGTCTTCCCGGTCTCGATCTACGACGCCGAGAACCGCCAGCAGTCCTTCGGCCAGGTGCGCAACGCGTTCATCCGCGTCGTCAACCAGGCCGGCGAGGCCGAGATCGCCCGCTACGACCTGAGCGAGGACGCCTCCACCGAGACCGCCATGGTCTTCGGCGAGCTGTACCGCCACGGCGCGGAGTGGAAGTTCCGGGCCATCGGCCAGGGCTACGCCTCCGGCCTGCGCGGCATCGCCCAGGACTTCGGCGTGAACGTCTGA
- a CDS encoding DUF3052 domain-containing protein, with product MSATADHAEERTNPAARLGFQPGQVVQEIGYDDDVDQELREAIEGAVEGELVDEDYEDVADAVVLWFRDDDGDLTDALVDATTYIEEGGSILLLTPKTGRDGYVEASDISEASTTAGLTASKSVSVGKDWSGSRLATPKAAKSKR from the coding sequence GTGAGCGCGACCGCGGACCACGCGGAGGAGCGGACGAACCCTGCCGCCAGGCTGGGTTTCCAGCCCGGGCAGGTGGTCCAGGAGATCGGCTACGACGACGACGTCGACCAGGAGCTCCGCGAGGCCATTGAGGGCGCCGTCGAGGGCGAGCTGGTGGACGAGGACTACGAGGACGTGGCCGATGCCGTCGTGCTGTGGTTCCGTGACGACGACGGCGACCTGACGGATGCGCTGGTGGATGCCACCACGTACATCGAAGAGGGCGGGTCGATCCTCCTTCTCACGCCGAAGACCGGCCGTGACGGGTACGTCGAGGCCAGTGACATCTCGGAGGCCTCGACGACCGCCGGACTGACGGCGTCCAAGAGCGTCAGCGTCGGCAAGGACTGGAGCGGCAGCCGGCTGGCGACGCCCAAGGCCGCCAAGTCCAAGCGGTAG
- a CDS encoding TerD family protein, translated as MGVTLAKGGNVSLSKAAPNLTQVLVGLGWDARSTTGAPFDLDASALVCSSGRVLGDEWFVFYNQLKSPDGSIEHTGDNLTGEGDGDDESLLVDLSKVPAHCDKIVFPVSIHMADERGQTFGQVSNAFIRVVNQADGQELARYDLSEDASTETAMIFGELYRYQGEWKFRAVGQGYASGLRGIALDFGVNVS; from the coding sequence ATGGGCGTCACGCTTGCCAAGGGCGGCAACGTCTCCCTGTCCAAGGCCGCACCGAACCTCACGCAGGTACTGGTCGGGCTCGGCTGGGACGCGCGTTCCACCACCGGAGCACCCTTCGACCTCGACGCCAGCGCACTCGTGTGCAGCAGCGGCCGGGTGCTCGGCGACGAGTGGTTCGTCTTCTACAACCAGCTCAAGAGCCCGGACGGCTCGATCGAGCACACCGGCGACAACCTCACCGGCGAGGGCGACGGTGACGACGAGTCGCTGCTGGTCGACCTCTCCAAGGTGCCGGCCCACTGCGACAAGATCGTCTTCCCGGTCTCGATCCATATGGCCGACGAGCGCGGCCAGACCTTCGGCCAGGTCAGCAACGCCTTCATCCGGGTCGTCAACCAGGCCGACGGCCAGGAACTGGCCCGCTACGACCTCAGTGAGGACGCCTCCACGGAGACCGCGATGATCTTCGGCGAGCTCTACCGCTACCAGGGCGAGTGGAAGTTCCGTGCAGTGGGGCAGGGGTACGCGTCTGGGCTTCGCGGCATCGCTCTAGACTTCGGAGTCAACGTTTCGTAA